In Yarrowia lipolytica chromosome 1F, complete sequence, a genomic segment contains:
- a CDS encoding uncharacterized protein (Truncated form of YALI0F19030g, similar to uniprot|Q6CH88 Yarrowia lipolytica YALI0A11198g), whose amino-acid sequence MQEIDDVIKKCHPQATSSVAPPPVVVTTTPPDVTSSLPECEVPPPTCTPEPSHPASLDNMLNKRFNLIGKLTCKKTCNTVVADINSCGQDAKCICDKIKSTQSAVDQCTSCVQQYNMWPYFNVDKQLLQYVEACKAVATPTATPTPIIPVCPTEGATTEPAPSSTPASSTPASSAPASSKPEESSAVPTSAPVAPTNATESSVAPSTTEAATSPVPTNGTVSSSSVASWTTKTLTSTVPCHECEHGGNKTVIVTVTEPCSTEVPTTSEVPTTSEVPTTSVEAVPTSEAPVQNTTQTVTEECETCKHSSTAAPSLTTKTTVIEGKTVTITEPCSTEAPTEAPEATSAPVTTKVTVVEGKTVTLTEECEECKHHSTEAPKPKPTSEYPEGVSLTTKVTVIEGVTKTVTVPCDTTTEAPVPETSAPAPKPESSAPPAPAPAPESPAGKPEPTPAPAPSSAPAPAPKPESSAPASRLPSPESSAPASRSPSPSLLLLLPLPRPETSAPASCSQARGVCPLCSCLPSPRSLPLLPRPKAGVFLPPPASCSCLLESPPPSRPESTQPRPLPRLLLLLPV is encoded by the coding sequence ATGCAGGAGATCGACGACGTCATTAAGAAGTGCCACCCCCAGGCCACCTCTTCTGTCGCTCCCCCTCCCGTtgttgtcaccaccactcccCCCGATGTTACCAGCTCTCTTCCCGAGTGTGAggttcctcctcccactTGTACCCCCGAGCCTTCTCACCCCGCTTCTCTTGATAACATGCTTAACAAGCGATTCAACCTGATCGGCAAGCTCACCTGCAAGAAGACCTGTAACACCGTTGTTGCTGACATCAACTCCTGTGGCCAGGATGCCAAGTGCATCTGTGACAAGATCAAGTCCACCCAGTCTGCTGTTGACCAGTGCACTTCTTGTGTCCAGCAGTACAACATGTGGCCTTACTTCAACGTCGAcaagcagctcctccagtaCGTTGAGGCTTGCAAGGCTGTCGCCACCCCCACTGCCACCCCCACTCCCATCATCCCCGTCTGCCCTACCGAGGGTGCCACCACTGAGcccgctccttcttccaccCCTGCCTCCTCTACCCCTGCCTCCTCTGCCCCCGCTTCTtccaagcccgaggagtCTTCTGCCGTCCCCACCTCCGCTCCCGTTGCTCCCACCAACGCCACTGAGTCTTCTGTCGCTCCCTCTACCACTGAGGCTGCTACTTCCCCTGTCCCCACCAACGGAACTgtttcttcctcttccgTTGCTTCTTGGACTACCAAGACTCTGACCTCTACCGTTCCTTGCCACGAGTGCGAGCACGGCGGCAACAAGACTGTCATCGTGACTGTCACTGAGCCTTGCTCTACTGAGGTCCCTACTACCTCCGAGGTTCCTACTACCTCCGAGGTTCCTACCACCTCCGTTGAGGCTGTCCCTACCTCCGAGGCTCCCGTCCAGAACACCACCCAGACTGTCACTGAGGAGTGTGAGACTTGCAAGCACTCTTCTactgctgctccttctctcaccaccaagaccaCCGTCATTGAGGGTAAGACTGTCACCATCACTGAGCCCTGCTCCACTGAGGCCCCCACCGAGGCCCCCGAGGCTACTTCTGCCCCCGTTACCACCAAGGTCACCGTTGTTGAGGGCAAGACTGTCACTCTCACTGAGGAGTGTGAGGAGTGCAAGCACCACTCTACCgaggcccccaagcccaagcctACCTCCGAGTACCCCGAGGGAGTTTCTCTCACTACCAAGGTCACTGTGATCGAGGGAGTTACCAAGACTGTTACCGTTCCTTGCGATACTACCACTGAGGCTCCCGTCCCCGAGACTTCTGCCCCTGCTCCCAAGCCCGAGTCTTCTGCTCCCCCCGCTCCTGCCCCTGCTCCTGAGTCCCCCGCCGGCAAGCCCGAGCCTACCcccgctcctgctccctcttctgctcctgctcccgctcccaagcccgagtcttctgctcctgcctCCCGGCTCCCAAGCCCGGagtcttctgctcctgcctCCCGCTCCCCAAGCCCGagtcttctgctcctgctcccgctcCCAAGGCCCGAGACTTCTGCCCCtgcctcctgctcccaagcccgaggagtCTGCCCCCTGTGCTCCTGCctcccaagcccgaggagtCTGCCCCTGCTCCCGCGCCCCAAGGCCGGAGTCTTTTTGCCTCCTCCCGcttcctgctcctgcctcCTGGAGTCTCCCCCGCCGTCAAGGCCCGAGTCTACCCAGCCCCGCCCCCTGCCCcgcctcctgctcctgcttccTGTCTAG